A section of the Humulus lupulus chromosome 2, drHumLupu1.1, whole genome shotgun sequence genome encodes:
- the LOC133818005 gene encoding uncharacterized protein LOC133818005 isoform X1 codes for MSAKWRAIQHRHRFTYNAVVFPDSYIESLSLLPSNISSAKFFSELKVFISLNSVHTQVNHAKSLASAFGELLVDGNEALVSEAARFFLWILFLDNSMPLHRTLVSGLAKARNSQPVISARFRTLCDEHGGGKGKRFCVSRTALSIMGMPKLGYLVDIVEECAVLIAWDAVNSLNGLVLETNDFARPSPIVMEQCQEALSCLYYLLQRFPSKFKDCNADCNGFPANDSNVLTMSLTVVLSILKSTAYSRDCFVAAGVSFCAALQVCLSHEDLGLVIMEGIFCRNLFSLDTNYEIKFSNALANVPYNGDLCSEIRSFSALSRLCLIRGVLTAVPRTVLNTHFHFPSNALKGVEVHMNGGNNVRTILYDGILPELCNYCENPIDSHFNFHALTVMQICLQQIKTSMLANLTSQSGLYDPIPEDMGTRVLRIIWNNLEDPLSQTVRQVHLIFDLFLDIYSSLHWSEGSERIKSFLLKIASDLLHLGPRCKGRYVPLASLTKRLGANTLLDMNPRLLFETIHAYIDDDVCCASTSFLRCFLECLRDECWNSEGVENGYALYRGHCLPPLLYGLASGVSKLRSNLNTYVLPVLLEIDVDSIFSMLAFISVGPSGDDKLLYPELSSAKMELRVEQQVAILVSLLKVSRLLALMEGDIDWCKYSKVSEIGLDTEFVGQYALVCMKGINVEIRVEWLVMALTHVDESLRVDAAEFLFLNPKTSSLPSHLELTLLKEAVPLNMRSCSTSFQMKWSSLFRKFFSRVRTALERQYKQRNWKPFDQNSEILTNGSEEVETNRANNLFHFMRWLSCFLFFSCYPSAPYKRKIMAMDLILIMLNVWSILSSVKETCGSFSIERCLSPFNEGITLPDSTLLLVGSVIDSWDRLRESSFRILLHFPTPLPGISDENMVQNMIIWAKKLVCSPRVRESDAGALTLRLIFRKYVLDLGWILNASANVVCSKPELENKDGLVLNSTYPVIDYIKSLIDWLDDAVKEGERDLSDACKNSFVHGILLGLRYTFEELDFTSDAVLSSISGMRQLLARLLELVLRITSLALSVVSADAWHLPEDMDEMVDEGTFLLDVSEEIDLQTPSLKDEEKSSKLVQYSGSSGQAVMVGCWLAMKEVSLLLGTVTRKIPLPVNAESLDPEGISSNDDGFSVMTSSMMLEVKQLETIGNHFLEVLLKMKHNGAIDKTRAGFTALCNRLLCSNDPRLCQLTESWMEQLMERTVAKGQTVDDLLRRSAGIPAAFIALFLSEPEGAPKKLLPRALRWLIDVANQSLLDRIETNNSNGDLSTKSNQDLESKRSPEMTVNNMASKIRDEGVIPTVHIFNVLRATFNDTNLATDTSGFAAEALILSVRSFSSPYWEVRNSACLAYTALVRRMVGFLNVQKRDSIRRALSGLEFLHRYASLHPFFLNELKVATEMLGNGLSEDSKSNLANVVHPSLCPMLILLSRLKPSTIAGEIGDELDPFLLMPFIRRCSTQSNLRVRLLASRALTGLVSNEKLPTVLLNIASELPCVDNQVATALELSISLEKSERHHHVSFNWIHGTLLQLCSLLDINCRNLADFSKKDHILDDLIQILFMRSWIASPRLCPCPVLNTSFLKVLDHMLSIARTCNISRSFHAIRRLLLELSSECLDVEASYGLSYYDPTTAELRQQAALSYFSCVFQASEEMTEDISPVPQQPSPLVTNLLKISEMENTFSGLQERLVRSLSDSAYEVRLATLKWLFKFLKSTESGAECLDRFSSEIRIIWRWSSTNLQTTLLKLLDLEKNQRCSYYILRTLFTWNSLQFRKVEDKRPTEAIYIGAMNCDSVFLLWDKFISLYKVARNAKTRETLICCVGVCVKRLSSLFSSSILIDVEERKLTGVVESEQIEKLTQVYDRIAYYTNLIKVHSVSSETFSMRKAAAESIIASGLLEQARLVGSFVSDSRFPPDNSSSCFQPDEAVNMYARQILDLWFICVKLLEDEDDDIRLRLAKDVQGCFACKRSVRSSPSGVVPTQVDKVIELSFEHLSLIFGHWIEYFDYLLRSILNAAESYQVSNGDLVRQVFDKEIDNHHEEKLLIGQICCSHLEKLPLSKSWAVNLLDKPRFRKYLRDWRLRFSNQLTTFAKDHNAKYGGSNWLGGVGNHKDAFLPLYVNLLGFYVLSNCIFNERVEDGTGLLSDVTELGKTLNPYLRNPLICNLYLLVVKSHEKQIGATIEDLVPGFREDNAVWDGFDPYFLLR; via the exons ATGTCAGCGAAATGGCGAGCTATACAGCATCGTCACCGTTTCACGTACAACGCCGTCGTTTTCCCGGACTCGTATATCGAGTCCCTGAGCCTATTGCCATCGAATATTTCCTCTGCAAAATTCTTTTCCGAATTGAAAGTATTTATCTCTCTCAACTCTGTACATACCCAAGTTAACCACGCGAAAAGTCTTGCTTCGGCTTTTGGGGAGCTATTGGTTGATGGGAACGAAGCTCTAGTTTCTGAGGCGGCCAGGTTTTTCTTGTGGATTTTGTTTTTGGATAATTCTATGCCTTTGCATCGAACCCTAGTGTCCGGTTTGGCAAAGGCCCGTAATTCTCAGCCTGTGATCAGCGCGCGCTTTCGCACTCTCTGCGACGAGCATGGCGGCGGTAAAGGGAAGAGGTTTTGTGTGTCGAGGACGGCGTTGTCCATAATGGGTATGCCTAAATTGGGTTACTTGGTTGATATTGTTGAAGAATGCGCGGTTTTGATTGCTTGGGATGCAGTTAACAGCTTAAATGGTCTCGTTTTGGAGACCAATGACTTTGCTCGGCCTTCTCCAATAGTCATGGAACAGTGCCAAGAGGCTTTGTCTTGTTTGTATTACTTGCTTCAGCGTTTCCCTTCTAAGTTCAAGGATTGTAATGCTGACTGTAATGGTTTTCCTGCTAATGACTCAAATGTCTTGACAATGAGTTTGACTGTCGTTTTAAGCATTTTGAAGTCTACGGCGTATTCCAGGGATTGTTTTGTGGCTGCAGGGGTGAGCTTTTGTGCGGCTCTGCAAGTTTGTCTCAGTCATGAAGATCTTGGCTTGGTCATAATGGAAGGTATATTTTGTCGTAATCTGTTTAGTTTGGATACCAATTACGAGATTAAGTTCAGTAATGCACTTGCCAATGTTCCTTATAATGGGGATCTCTGTTCTGAAATACGTAGTTTTTCCGCTTTGAGTAGACTTTGCTTGATAAGAGGGGTACTTACGGCAGTTCCAAGAACAGTGCTTAACACCCATTTTCATTTTCCAAGTAATGCTTTGAAAGGCGTTGAGGTTCATATGAATGGTGGAAACAATGTTAGGACTATATTATATGATGGAATTTTGCCTGAGCTATGTAACTATTGTGAGAATCCTATTGATAGCCATTTTAACTTTCATGCATTGACTGTGATGCAGATCTGTTTGCAACAGATTAAAACTTCCATGTTAGCTAATCTTACCAGCCAATCCGGACTTTATGATCCCATTCCAGAAGATATGGGGACCCGTGTACTGAGAATTATATGGAATAATTTAGAGGATCCTTTAAGTCAAACTGTCAGGCAAGTTCATCTCATTTTTGATCTCTTCCTGGATATTTACTCATCTCTTCATTGGTCAGAAGGTAGTGAAAGAATAAAGTCGTTCTTGCTAAAGATTGCTTCCGATCTTCTTCACCTTGGACCTCGTTGTAAGGGGAGATATGTTCCTTTAGCTTCATTGACTAAGAGGCTGGGGGCAAACACCCTGCTGGATATGAATCCTCGCTTGCTTTTTGAAACTATACATGCGTATATTGATGATGATGTCTGCTGTGCCTCGACTTCATTTTTGAGGTGTTTCCTAGAGTGCTTGCGTGATGAGTGTTGGAACAGTGAGGGTGTTGAAAATGGTTATGCTCTTTATAGAGGGCATTGTTTGCCCCCTTTACTATATGGGCTTGCTTCTGGAGTATCAAAGCTCCGCTCAAATTTGAATACTTATGTATTGCCTGTTTTACTTGAAATTGATGTAGACAGTATTTTTTCAATGCTTGCTTTTATATCTGTTGGGCCAAGTGGGGATGACAAGTTGTTGTATCCTGAGCTTAGTAGTGCAAAAATGGAACTCCGAGTTGAACAACAAGTGGCCATTTTAGTTTCACTACTTAAGGTGTCTCGTTTACTTGCTTTAATGGAAGGGGATATTGACTGGTGCAAATACTCTAAAGTATCTGAGATTGGACTAGATACAGAATTCGTTGGTCAATATGCTCTTGTTTGCATGAAGGGAATAAATGTAGAAATCCGTGTTGAATGGCTGGTGATGGCATTGACCCATGTTGATGAATCCCTCCGTGTTGATGCTGCAGAGTTCCTTTTCTTAAATCCCAAGACATCTAGCCTCCCTTCCCATTTGGAACTCACCTTATTGAAGGAAGCAGTGCCATTGAACATGAGATCCTGCTCAACCTCTTTCCAAATGAAGTGGTCAAGCTTGTTTAGGAAGTTCTTTTCTCGGGTTCGAACAGCTCTAGAGAGACAATATAAGCAGCGTAATTGGAAACCATTTGATCAAAATAGTGAAATACTCACTAATGGAAGTGAGGAGGTTGAAACAAATAGAGCGAATAATCTGTTTCACTTTATGAGATGGTTAAGTTGCTTCCTATTTTTCTCTTGTTATCCTTCCGCTCCCTACAAGAGAAAAATAATGGCTATGGATCTGATCTTGATAATGCTTAATGTTTGGTCTATCTTGTCATCTGTTAAAGAAACATGTGGTTCGTTTTCTATAGAGAGGTGCCTTTCTCCTTTCAATGAAGGAATTACCTTACCAGATTCAACTTTGTTATTAGTTGGATCAGTTATTGACAGTTGGGACAGGCTGAGAGAGAGTTCTTTTCGTATATTATTGCATTTCCCTACCCCATTGCCTGGCATTTCAGATGAAAACATGGTCCAGAACATGATTATATGGGCTAAAAAATTAGTCTGCAGCCCACGTGTGAGAGAAAGTGATGCTGGAGCTCTGACTTTAAGGCTTATATTCAGGAAGTATGTCTTGGACCTAGGTTGGATACTAAACGCTTCAGCTAATGTTGTTTGTTCGAAACCTGAACTGGAAAATAAGGATGGACTGGTTCTCAACTCTACATATCCTGTGATAGATTATATAAAATCGCTAATTGATTGGTTGGATGATGCTGTAAAGGAAGGGGAGAGGGATCTGTCTGATGCATGCAAAAATAGCTTTGTTCATGGTATATTACTTGGGTTACGATACACTTTTGAGGAATTGGACTTTACCTCTGATGCAGTGTTGTCAAGTATCTCAGGAATGAGACAGTTGTTGGCTAGGCTCTTGGAGCTTGTGTTGCGGATAACTTCACTCGCACTAAGTGTGGTTTCTGCAGATGCTTGGCATCTGCCTGAGGATATGGATGAGATGGTTGATGAGGGTACTTTCTTGCTGGATGTTTCAGAGGAAATTGACTTGCAGACACCTTCACTCAAAGACGAAGAGAAGAGTTCAAAACTGGTTCAATATAGCGGGTCGTCAGGACAGGCTGTAATGGTTGGTTGCTGGCTTGCTATGAAAGAG GTGAGCCTTCTCCTTGGGACCGTCACAAGAAAGATTCCTTTACCAGTTAACGCAGAATCATTAGACCCAGAAGGTATCTCTTCCAATGATGATGGTTTTTCAGTTATGACATCGAGTATGATGCTCGAGGTTAAACAACTTGAGACAATTGGAAATCATTTTTTGGAGGTCCTTTTGAAAATGAAGCATAATGGTGCAATTGACAAGACAAGAGCTGGATTTACAGCTCTTTGTAATCGTCTACTTTGTTCAAATGATCCTCG GCTCTGTCAGTTGACAGAATCCTGGATGGAGCAACTAATGGAAAGAACGGTTGCCAAGGGTCAAACAGTGGATGATTTATTAAGGAGAAGTGCAGGTATTCCTGCTGCATTTATTGCTTTATTTCTCTCTGAGCCAGAAGGTGCACCCAAGAAACTTCTTCCACGGGCTTTACGATGGTTAATTGATGTTGCTAATCAGTCTTTGCTGGATCGAATTGAAACCAACAACTCAAATGGTGACTTGTCAACAAAATCAAACCAAGATCTTGAGTCTAAAAGGTCACCTGAGATGACTGTTAATAACATGGCCTCTAAGATCCGTGATGAGGGTGTCATTCCTACTGTACACATATTTAATGTCCTTAGAGCTACTTTCAATGACACCAACTTGGCTACAGATACATCAGGTTTTGCTGCTGAGGCTTTGATTCTTTCAGTTCGCTCATTCTCTTCCCCATATTGGGAAGTGCGAAACAGTGCTTGTCTTGCATACACTGCTTTGGTACGTCGGATGGTTGGATTCCTCAATGTTCAAAAGCGAGATTCAATACGACGTGCACTAAGTGGGCTTGAGTTTCTCCACAG GTATGCCTCATTGCATCCATTTTTTCTGAATGAACTGAAAGTGGCAACCGAGATGCTTGGAAACGGATTGTCTGAAGATTCAAAATCGAACCTTGCAAATGTTGTTCACCCTAGCCTGTGCCCTATGCTTATTCTTTTATCCAGGCTGAAGCCCTCAACAATTGCAGGTGAAATTGGAGATGAGCTGGATCCTTTTTTGCTCATGCCATTCATTAGGAGGTGTTCAACTCAAAGCAATCTTCGTGTCCGTCTTCTTGCATCCAGAGCTTTGACTGGTCTGGTATCCAATGAGAAATTGCCAACTGTGCTCCTTAACATAGCCTCTGAGTTGCCTTGTGTTGATAACCAAGTAGCAACAGCTCTAGAGTTGTCCATTTCATTAGAGAAATCTGAAAGACATCATCATGTTTCATTCAACTGGATTCATGGAACACTGTTGCAGCTCTGTTCTCTCCTTGATATAAATTGTCGAAATCTAGCTGATTTCTCAAAGAAAGATCATATTCTAGATGATTTGATTCAAATTCTTTTCATGCGTTCATGGATTGCATCCCCTAGATTGTGTCCTTGCCCAGTCCTCAATACCTCTTTTCTGAAGGTGCTTGACCACATGCTAAGTATTGCTAGAACGTGCAATATAAGCAGAAGCTTTCATGCTATTCGAAGGCTACTTTTGGAGTTATCCTCAGAATGCTTAGATGTAGAGGCTTCATATGGTCTATCATACTACGATCCAACTACAGCAGAACTTCGTCAGCAAGCAGCATTGTCATACTTCAGTTGTGTATTTCAAGCATCTGAGGAAATGACTGAAGACATTTCACCAGTGCCACAGCAACCTTCTCCACTTGTTACAAACTTGTTGAAGATATCTGAAATGGAGAATACTTTTTCAGGGCTCCAGGAAAGGCTGGTCCGTAGTCTGTCAGATTCAGCATATGAAGTTAGACTTGCCACATTGAAATGGCtatttaagtttctaaaatcaacAGAATCTGGTGCAGAATGCCTTGATCGGTTTAGTAGTGAAATTAGGATTATTTGGCGCTGGAGCAGTACTAATCTCCAGACAACACTACTTAAGCTCTTAGACTTGGAGAAGAATCAAAGATGCTCATATTATATTCTAAGGACTCTTTTCACCTGGAACTCTCTGCAGTTTCGGAAAGTGGAGGACAAAAGGCCCACCGAAGCAATTTATATTGGTGCGATGAATTGTGATTCTGTGTTTCTGCTTTGGGATAAGTTCATTTCATTATACAAGGTGGCAAGGAATGCCAAAACCCGCGAAACGCTCATTTGCTGCGTTGGTGTTTGTGTCAAGAGGTTATCTTCATTATTTTCTTCCTCcattcttattgatgtagaagaGAGGAAATTAACTGGCGTTGTTGAATCCGAACAAATTGAAAAGTTGACCCAAGTATATGATAGAATTGCCTATTACACAAACTTAATTAAAGTGCACAGTGTTTCATCTGAGACATTCAGCATGCGTAAGGCAGCAGCAGAATCTATTATAGCCTCTGGTTTGCTAGAGCAAGCTAGGCTTGTTGGTTCTTTTGTATCTGACAGCCGATTTCCGCCTGATAATTCGTCCTCTTGCTTTCAACCAGATGAAGCTGTTAACATGTATGCTCGTCAAATACTAGATCTATGGTTCATATGTGTCAAGCTTCTGGAGGACGAGGATGATGATATTAGATTAAGGCTTGCTAAGGATGTTCAGGGATGCTTTGCATGTAAAAGATCTGTAAGAAGCTCTCCTTCTGGAGTAGTTCCAACCCAAGTGGACAAAGTGATAGAATTGAGCTTTGAGCATCTCTCTTTGATCTTTGGTCATTGGATTGAGTACTTTGATTATCTTTTACGATCCATACTGAATGCTGCAGAAAGCTACCAAGTTTCTAATGGGGATCTTGTTAGACAGGTTTTTGATAAGGAAATCGATAATCATCATGAAGAGAAGCTTTTGATCGGTCAGATTTGTTGCTCCCATTTAGAGAAGCTACCATTATCCAAATCTTGGGCAGTTAACTTATTGGACAAGCCACGGTTTAGAAAATATCTACGTGACTGGAGACTCAGATTTTCCAATCAGTTGACGACATTTGCGAAAGACCACAACGCAAAATATGGTGGATCTAATTGGCTTGGTGGTGTTGGCAACCACAAGGATGCATTTCTTCCACTCTACGTAAATTTACTAGGCTTCTATGTCCTTTCAAACTGCATTTTCAATGAGAGAGTTGAGGATGGTACAGGTCTACTGTCTGATGTTACTGAACTCGGAAAAACGCTTAATCCTTATCTTAGGAACCCTTTGATTTGTAATCTCTATTTGTTAGTAGTTAAATCACACGAGAAACAAATTGGAGCAACCATTGAAGACCTTGTCCCTGGATTTAGAGAAGACAATGCAGTATGGGATGGTTTTGATCCCTATTTTCTTCTCAGGTAA